In the Malaclemys terrapin pileata isolate rMalTer1 chromosome 12, rMalTer1.hap1, whole genome shotgun sequence genome, one interval contains:
- the ANGPT4 gene encoding angiopoietin-4 isoform X2 gives MLESYVQMNVKSEMVRIQQNVAQNQTATMLEIGTSLLNQTAEQSRKLTVVEAQVLNQTARIEIQLLENSLSTNKLEKQLVLQTTEIRKLQNMNNVLETRVLEMETKHQTELEGIRTEKEKLQRLVSRQSHTIEDLEKSLHAANSNTSLLQRQQLQLLESVQSLVQLVSQGKAPLAKEEQVSQDCAQTRRAGFNASGVYTLHVTNMTEPRKVFCDMETDRGGWTVIQRRANGSVNFQRKWKEYKQGFGDPAGEYWLGNEAVHLLTNQASYSLRVELLDWEGNQAYAHYETFQLGSERHLYRISLKGYSGTAGQQSGLVLQGTNFSTRDSDNDNCLCKCAQMLSGGWWFDACGLSNLNGIYYPAKHNVRKLNGIRWHYFQGPSYSLKGTRMMIRPSDF, from the exons ATG CTGGAGAGCTACGTGCAGATGAACGTGAAGTCGGAGATGGTCCGGATCCAGCAGAACGTCGCTCAGAACCAAACAGCCACCATGCTGGAGATTGGTACCAGCCTCTTGAACCAAACGGCGGAGCAGAGCAGGAAACTGACGGTTGTGGAAGCGCAG GTTCTGAACCAAACCGCACGCATCGAGATCCAACTGCTGGAGAATTCCCTGTCCACCAACAAGCTggagaagcagctggtgctgcagACGACTGAAATTCGCAAGCTGCAGAACATGAACAA TGTCCTAGAGACGCGGGTGCTGGAGATGGAGACCAAGCACCagacagagctggaagggatccgCACAGAGAAGGAGAAGCTGCAGCGCTTAGTGAGCCGCCAGAGCCACACGATTGAGGACCTGGAGAAGTCCCTCCACGCTGCCAACAGCAACACCAGCCTGCTCCagcggcagcagctgcagctcctcgaGTCAGTCCAGAGCCTGGTCCAGCTGGTCTCGCAGGGCAAAG CTCCCCTCGCGAAGGAAGAGCAGGTGTCCCAGGACTGTGCTCAGACCCGCCGAGCCGGGTTTAACGCCAGCGGGGTTTACACCCTCCACGTCACCAACATGACGGAACCCAGGAAG GTGTTCTGTGATATGGAGACAGACAGAGGTGGGTGGACGGTGATACAGCGCCGAGCCAATGGCAGCGTGAATTTCCAGAGGAAGTGGAAAGAATACAAACAG ggctTTGGAGACCCTGCCGGGGAGTACTGGCTGGGGAACGAAGCTGTGCATCTCCTGACAAACCAGGCTTCCTACTCGCTGAGAGTGGAGCTCCTGGACTGGGAAGGAAACCAGGCCTACGCCCATTATGAGACGTTCCAGCTGGGCAGCGAGCGTCATCTTTACAG gatCTCCCTGAAGGGCTACAGCGGCACCGCTGGGCAGCAGAGCGGCCTGGTCCTCCAGGGAACCAACTTCAGCACCCGCGACTCGGATAACGACAACTGCCTCTGCAAGTGCGCCCAGATGCTGTCGGGAG GTTGGTGGTTTGATGCCTGTGGTCTGTCGAACCTGAACGGCATCTATTATCCCGCCAAGCACAATGTCCGGAAGCTCAACGGGATCAGGTGGCACTATTTCCAGGGACCCAGCTACTCTCTAAAAGGCACACGCATGATGATAAGACCTTCAGACTTCTAG
- the ANGPT4 gene encoding angiopoietin-4 isoform X3, which produces METKHQTELEGIRTEKEKLQRLVSRQSHTIEDLEKSLHAANSNTSLLQRQQLQLLESVQSLVQLVSQGKAPLAKEEQVSQDCAQTRRAGFNASGVYTLHVTNMTEPRKVFCDMETDRGGWTVIQRRANGSVNFQRKWKEYKQGFGDPAGEYWLGNEAVHLLTNQASYSLRVELLDWEGNQAYAHYETFQLGSERHLYRISLKGYSGTAGQQSGLVLQGTNFSTRDSDNDNCLCKCAQMLSGGWWFDACGLSNLNGIYYPAKHNVRKLNGIRWHYFQGPSYSLKGTRMMIRPSDF; this is translated from the exons ATGGAGACCAAGCACCagacagagctggaagggatccgCACAGAGAAGGAGAAGCTGCAGCGCTTAGTGAGCCGCCAGAGCCACACGATTGAGGACCTGGAGAAGTCCCTCCACGCTGCCAACAGCAACACCAGCCTGCTCCagcggcagcagctgcagctcctcgaGTCAGTCCAGAGCCTGGTCCAGCTGGTCTCGCAGGGCAAAG CTCCCCTCGCGAAGGAAGAGCAGGTGTCCCAGGACTGTGCTCAGACCCGCCGAGCCGGGTTTAACGCCAGCGGGGTTTACACCCTCCACGTCACCAACATGACGGAACCCAGGAAG GTGTTCTGTGATATGGAGACAGACAGAGGTGGGTGGACGGTGATACAGCGCCGAGCCAATGGCAGCGTGAATTTCCAGAGGAAGTGGAAAGAATACAAACAG ggctTTGGAGACCCTGCCGGGGAGTACTGGCTGGGGAACGAAGCTGTGCATCTCCTGACAAACCAGGCTTCCTACTCGCTGAGAGTGGAGCTCCTGGACTGGGAAGGAAACCAGGCCTACGCCCATTATGAGACGTTCCAGCTGGGCAGCGAGCGTCATCTTTACAG gatCTCCCTGAAGGGCTACAGCGGCACCGCTGGGCAGCAGAGCGGCCTGGTCCTCCAGGGAACCAACTTCAGCACCCGCGACTCGGATAACGACAACTGCCTCTGCAAGTGCGCCCAGATGCTGTCGGGAG GTTGGTGGTTTGATGCCTGTGGTCTGTCGAACCTGAACGGCATCTATTATCCCGCCAAGCACAATGTCCGGAAGCTCAACGGGATCAGGTGGCACTATTTCCAGGGACCCAGCTACTCTCTAAAAGGCACACGCATGATGATAAGACCTTCAGACTTCTAG